One Magnetospirillum sp. 15-1 DNA window includes the following coding sequences:
- a CDS encoding MBL fold metallo-hydrolase, which produces MKVTFLGCGGAAGVPTISGGWGACDPANPRNRRLRSSILVEEGETRILVDTSPDLRDQLLAAKVRSVDAVIYTHDHADHLHGIDDLREINRATRKWLPIWGDAGTLATARNRFAYAFEPMVEMGEFIYRPLLEAHEISGPFRIGDIEVIPFDQDHGYCRTLGLRFGPIAYSTDVVELPPEAFKALEGVDTWIIGCLVDYPHQTHAHIAKALEWIDCVRPRRAYITHMGSRLDYEAVRRAVPPHVIPAHDGLVIEHDR; this is translated from the coding sequence ATGAAGGTGACCTTCCTCGGCTGTGGCGGCGCCGCCGGCGTTCCGACCATCTCCGGGGGATGGGGAGCCTGTGACCCCGCCAACCCGCGCAACCGCCGTCTGCGGTCCTCCATCCTGGTCGAGGAGGGGGAGACCCGTATCCTGGTGGACACCTCGCCCGACCTGCGCGACCAGTTGCTGGCGGCGAAGGTGCGCAGCGTCGACGCGGTGATCTACACCCACGACCACGCCGACCATCTGCACGGCATCGACGACCTGCGCGAGATCAATCGCGCCACCCGCAAGTGGCTGCCCATATGGGGCGATGCCGGAACGCTGGCCACCGCCCGGAACCGCTTCGCCTATGCCTTCGAGCCGATGGTGGAGATGGGCGAGTTTATCTACCGCCCGCTGCTGGAGGCCCACGAGATCAGTGGACCGTTCCGTATCGGCGATATTGAGGTGATTCCCTTCGACCAGGACCACGGCTATTGCCGTACGCTGGGTCTGCGCTTCGGGCCGATCGCCTACAGCACCGACGTGGTCGAGTTGCCACCGGAAGCCTTCAAGGCACTGGAAGGGGTTGATACCTGGATCATCGGCTGCCTGGTGGATTATCCCCACCAGACCCACGCCCATATCGCCAAGGCTCTGGAGTGGATCGATTGCGTCAGGCCCAGACGCGCCTATATCACCCATATGGGCTCCCGGCTCGATTACGAGGCGGTGCGGCGGGCCGTTCCGCCGCACGTGATACCGGCCCACGACGGGCTGGTGATCGAGCATGACCGCTGA
- the nhaA gene encoding Na+/H+ antiporter NhaA, giving the protein MTAEKKPFSVLRDFLESEAAGGIILMIAAALALAVANSPLSGAYFSTLRAKGFGLSVEHWINDGLMAVFFLLVGLEIKREVLDGQLSSWSRRVLPGLGALGGMAMPALVYLALNAQSPESVRGWAIPTATDIAFALGVLALLGSRVPVSLKVFLTALAIIDDLGAVLIIALFYTADLSLPALGAAAALLAGLVALNRLGVGKVWPYLLLGAGLWAATLQSGIHATIAGVALAMTIPMRAGGENGDDPHSPLHHLEHALAKWVAYGIVPIFGFANAGVSFAGLEPRVVLGQLPLGIALGLFFGKQIGVFGAAWAAIRLGFAERPEGASMAQLYGIAILCGIGFTMSLFIGGLAFGGHAESSDAVKIGVLAGSGLSAILGSIVLLRCRYSSS; this is encoded by the coding sequence ATGACCGCTGAGAAGAAGCCTTTTTCCGTCCTGCGCGACTTCCTGGAAAGCGAGGCGGCAGGCGGCATCATCCTGATGATTGCCGCCGCCCTGGCGTTGGCCGTCGCCAATTCGCCGCTGTCCGGCGCCTATTTCTCCACCCTGCGGGCCAAGGGCTTCGGACTGTCCGTCGAGCACTGGATCAATGACGGGCTGATGGCGGTGTTTTTCCTGCTGGTGGGCCTGGAGATCAAGCGCGAGGTTCTGGACGGGCAATTGTCCAGCTGGTCGCGGCGCGTCCTGCCTGGGCTTGGGGCCCTGGGCGGCATGGCGATGCCGGCCCTGGTCTATCTGGCCCTCAATGCCCAATCGCCGGAAAGCGTGCGGGGCTGGGCCATTCCCACCGCCACCGACATCGCCTTCGCCCTTGGGGTGCTGGCCCTGCTGGGATCAAGGGTGCCGGTCTCGCTCAAGGTCTTTCTGACCGCGCTGGCCATTATCGACGATCTCGGCGCGGTTCTGATCATCGCGCTGTTCTACACGGCCGACCTGTCGCTGCCGGCCCTGGGCGCGGCGGCGGCCCTGCTGGCTGGGCTGGTGGCCCTCAACCGGCTTGGGGTCGGAAAGGTGTGGCCCTATCTGCTGCTGGGGGCGGGGCTGTGGGCGGCCACGCTGCAATCGGGCATCCATGCCACCATCGCCGGCGTTGCCCTGGCCATGACCATTCCCATGCGTGCCGGCGGCGAGAATGGCGACGATCCGCATTCGCCGCTTCATCACCTGGAGCATGCCCTTGCCAAATGGGTGGCCTACGGCATCGTGCCGATCTTCGGCTTCGCCAATGCCGGCGTGTCGTTCGCCGGCTTGGAGCCCCGGGTCGTTCTCGGGCAATTGCCGCTGGGCATCGCGCTGGGCCTGTTTTTCGGCAAGCAGATCGGCGTGTTCGGCGCCGCCTGGGCAGCCATCCGCCTGGGCTTCGCCGAGCGGCCCGAGGGCGCCAGCATGGCCCAGCTTTACGGAATCGCCATCCTGTGCGGCATCGGCTTCACCATGAGCCTGTTCATCGGCGGACTGGCCTTCGGCGGACACGCCGAATCGTCGGACGCCGTTAAAATCGGCGTTTTGGCTGGCTCGGGGCTTTCCGCCATCCTGGGTTCGATCGTACTTCTGAGGTGTCGATATTCATCGTCATAA
- a CDS encoding lytic murein transglycosylase, giving the protein MMAGLAVAALSLGGCAASAEEPAAQAEPQVATAESGFTAFLAGVRAEGLEKGLSPQILDAALANVTHIDRVIELDRKQPEFTLTFNEYLSRIVSPARVEEGRRKLAENKALLTEIERRYGVQPRFVVALWGIETNFGKNTGGMSVVSSLATLAYDGRRSKYFRTELMNALAILDQGHIAPANMIGSWAGAMGQCQFMPSTFLKFAVDWDGDGKRNIWTNRSDALASAANYLSSEGWRGDQTWGRAVRLPADFSRSLLGVETRKTVKEWAALGVKAADGKALPARDITASIVLAEGTKGPAFLVYDNFRTIMKWNRSTFFALAAGHLADRIGGK; this is encoded by the coding sequence ATGATGGCCGGATTGGCGGTGGCCGCTCTGTCGCTGGGCGGCTGCGCCGCCTCGGCCGAGGAGCCGGCCGCCCAGGCCGAGCCTCAGGTCGCCACGGCGGAAAGCGGCTTTACCGCCTTTTTGGCCGGGGTGCGCGCCGAAGGCCTGGAAAAGGGCCTCAGCCCCCAGATTCTGGACGCGGCCCTGGCCAACGTCACCCATATCGACCGGGTGATCGAACTGGACCGCAAGCAGCCGGAATTCACCCTGACCTTCAACGAGTATCTGAGCCGCATCGTCTCTCCGGCCCGGGTGGAGGAGGGGCGGCGCAAGCTGGCCGAGAACAAGGCGCTGCTCACCGAGATCGAGCGCCGCTACGGCGTGCAGCCGCGCTTCGTAGTGGCGCTGTGGGGCATCGAGACCAATTTCGGCAAGAACACCGGCGGCATGTCGGTGGTCTCGTCCCTGGCGACCCTGGCCTATGACGGGCGGCGCTCCAAGTATTTCCGCACCGAGCTGATGAATGCGCTCGCCATCCTCGACCAGGGCCACATCGCGCCCGCCAATATGATCGGCTCGTGGGCCGGGGCCATGGGCCAGTGCCAGTTCATGCCGTCGACCTTCCTGAAATTCGCGGTGGACTGGGACGGCGACGGCAAACGCAACATCTGGACCAACCGCTCCGACGCCCTGGCCTCGGCCGCCAACTACCTGTCGTCGGAAGGCTGGAGGGGCGACCAGACCTGGGGACGGGCGGTGAGGCTGCCCGCCGATTTCTCCCGCTCCCTGCTGGGTGTCGAGACCCGCAAGACGGTGAAGGAATGGGCGGCGCTGGGCGTCAAGGCCGCCGACGGCAAGGCGCTGCCCGCCCGCGACATCACGGCCTCCATCGTGCTGGCCGAAGGAACCAAGGGACCGGCCTTCCTGGTCTACGACAATTTCCGGACCATCATGAAGTGGAACCGCTCCACCTTTTTCGCCCTGGCGGCAGGGCATCTTGCGGACCGCATCGGTGGCAAGTAG
- the tmk gene encoding dTMP kinase, producing the protein MIASPPRGRFITFEGGEGAGKSTQVRLLADSLRDEGLMVVTTREPGGSSGAEAIRALLVEGDPDRWDGVTEALLHFAARRDHLVKTVWPALERGAWVISDRFADSTLAYQGFGHGLDPDVIANLYRVAVGHFAPDLTLVLDLPVENGLERAGLRGGAEDRYERMGLGFHQRLRQGFLGIAAANPVRCAVIDATHSPDEVHGDIMATVRARLPVP; encoded by the coding sequence ATGATCGCCAGCCCGCCCCGTGGACGTTTCATCACCTTCGAGGGCGGCGAGGGGGCGGGCAAGTCGACCCAGGTGCGGCTGCTGGCCGATTCCCTGCGCGACGAAGGGCTGATGGTGGTCACCACCCGCGAGCCCGGCGGCTCGAGCGGGGCCGAGGCCATCCGCGCCCTGCTGGTGGAGGGCGATCCCGATCGCTGGGACGGAGTGACCGAGGCGCTGCTTCATTTCGCGGCGCGGCGCGACCATCTGGTCAAGACGGTGTGGCCGGCGCTCGAGCGCGGCGCCTGGGTGATCTCGGACCGTTTCGCCGATTCCACCCTGGCCTATCAGGGCTTCGGCCACGGCCTCGACCCCGATGTCATCGCCAATCTGTACCGTGTCGCCGTGGGTCATTTCGCCCCCGACCTCACCCTGGTGCTCGACCTGCCGGTGGAAAACGGGCTGGAGCGGGCCGGGCTGAGGGGCGGGGCCGAGGACCGCTACGAGCGCATGGGGCTGGGGTTTCACCAGCGCCTGCGCCAGGGTTTCCTGGGGATCGCCGCCGCCAATCCCGTCCGCTGCGCCGTGATCGACGCGACCCACAGCCCGGACGAGGTGCACGGCGACATCATGGCGACGGTAAGGGCCCGGCTGCCGGTGCCATGA
- a CDS encoding DNA polymerase III subunit delta', with protein sequence MSESPHPRETSDLFGHAAAETALLDAWNSGRLAHAWLLCGPKGIGKATLAYRFARFVLAGGGEGGGLFGDAPDNLEIRPDHPVFRRIASQGHADLETVERGWADDKKSKLRSEIVVEDVRGIGHFMSLTPAEGGWRVVIIDSADEMNRNAANAVLKVLEEPPRNALMLLISHSPGRLLPTIRSRCRRLMLQPLAEDVVADLLTRQRPELGPTEVAALAKLGEGSIGKALALADEGGLDLYRELLDLLHGLPRLDVPALHAFGDKVARPENDGSFRTVTELLGWWLARLIRAGGRKGHGMAEVVAGEGALMERLLAAASLEHWLEVWEKITTLFARTEAVHLDRKQAVLGAFMAVERLARQGSR encoded by the coding sequence ATGAGCGAGTCGCCCCATCCCCGCGAGACTTCCGACCTGTTCGGCCATGCGGCCGCCGAGACGGCGCTGCTGGATGCCTGGAACTCGGGCCGCCTTGCCCATGCGTGGCTGCTGTGCGGCCCCAAGGGCATCGGCAAGGCGACGCTGGCCTATCGCTTCGCCCGCTTCGTACTGGCCGGCGGCGGCGAGGGCGGCGGACTGTTCGGCGATGCGCCCGACAACCTGGAAATCCGCCCGGATCATCCGGTGTTCCGCCGCATCGCCTCCCAGGGGCACGCCGATCTCGAGACGGTGGAGCGCGGCTGGGCCGACGACAAGAAAAGCAAGCTGCGCTCGGAGATTGTCGTCGAGGATGTGCGCGGCATCGGCCACTTCATGTCGCTGACCCCGGCCGAGGGCGGCTGGCGGGTGGTGATCATCGATTCCGCCGACGAAATGAACCGCAACGCCGCCAACGCGGTGCTGAAGGTCCTGGAAGAACCGCCGCGTAATGCCTTGATGTTGCTGATATCCCACTCGCCGGGCCGTCTGCTGCCCACTATCCGCTCGCGCTGTCGCCGCCTGATGCTTCAGCCGTTGGCGGAAGACGTGGTCGCCGACCTGCTGACCCGCCAGCGGCCCGAGCTGGGTCCGACGGAAGTGGCGGCCCTGGCCAAGCTGGGAGAGGGCAGCATCGGCAAGGCCCTGGCCCTGGCCGACGAGGGCGGCCTCGATCTCTACCGCGAGCTTCTCGACCTGCTGCACGGCTTGCCGCGTCTGGACGTGCCGGCCCTGCATGCCTTTGGCGACAAGGTGGCGCGACCCGAGAACGATGGATCGTTCCGTACCGTTACCGAATTGCTGGGCTGGTGGCTGGCCCGCCTGATCCGGGCCGGCGGGCGCAAGGGCCACGGCATGGCCGAGGTGGTGGCGGGCGAGGGCGCCCTGATGGAGCGCTTGCTGGCGGCGGCCAGCCTTGAACATTGGCTGGAGGTGTGGGAAAAGATCACCACCCTGTTCGCCCGCACCGAAGCGGTCCACCTCGACCGCAAGCAGGCCGTTCTCGGCGCCTTCATGGCGGTGGAACGCCTCGCCCGCCAGGGTTCAAGATAG
- a CDS encoding transglutaminase-like domain-containing protein, whose product MIIDPRALQPAKFIQSDNPAIVAFAKAAAAGAADRLDAAIRLYYAVRDTVIYDPYVRFNAPETYSAADILARGRGFCIPKAALLTACARAVGIPARLGFADVRNHLATPKLIEKNGGDVFCWHSFAEIRAEDRWVKATPAFNLALCEKFGVHPLEWDGKTDSVFHPFDKQDRRHMEYVQERGSYYDVPYDEITATYRERCPLMMVDDPWGTGADFAAEAKAQ is encoded by the coding sequence ATGATCATCGATCCCCGCGCCTTGCAGCCCGCCAAGTTCATCCAAAGCGACAACCCGGCCATCGTCGCCTTCGCCAAGGCCGCCGCCGCCGGCGCCGCCGACCGCCTGGATGCCGCCATCCGCCTTTATTACGCCGTCCGCGACACGGTGATCTATGATCCCTATGTGCGCTTCAACGCGCCGGAAACCTATTCCGCCGCCGATATCCTGGCCCGGGGACGCGGCTTCTGCATCCCCAAGGCCGCCCTGCTCACCGCCTGCGCCAGGGCGGTCGGCATTCCCGCCCGCCTGGGCTTCGCCGATGTGCGTAACCACCTCGCCACTCCCAAGCTGATCGAAAAGAACGGCGGCGACGTCTTCTGCTGGCATTCCTTCGCCGAGATCAGGGCCGAGGACCGATGGGTCAAGGCCACCCCCGCCTTCAACCTTGCTCTATGCGAGAAGTTCGGCGTCCATCCCCTTGAATGGGATGGAAAAACCGACTCGGTCTTTCATCCGTTCGACAAGCAGGACCGCCGGCACATGGAATATGTCCAGGAGCGCGGCAGCTATTATGACGTGCCCTACGATGAGATCACCGCCACCTATCGCGAGCGTTGCCCGCTGATGATGGTGGACGATCCCTGGGGGACTGGCGCCGACTTCGCCGCCGAGGCCAAGGCCCAGTGA
- a CDS encoding septal ring lytic transglycosylase RlpA family protein yields MSRKTRLAMLLLSGTVLTGCAEMNLFGHVAKSVGGDNPPPPSSSAATNYKVGKPYQVAGVWYYPQEDFAYDETGIASWYGPDFHAKLTANGEVFDQNAVTAAHKTLQMPSIARVTNLENGRSIVVRVNDRGPFVNGRILDLSRRSAQLLGMEGKGTAKVRVQVLTEESRVLAGKLKPDTAGNEPKVASAAPRGSVSAESLPPPPGVKNGDNGQVVVASSAQPKQRGMTAEAVEREIATQEVKSVPVHPTSIYVQAGSYGRHDNANRMVARLSRVGKAQLQQVNIQGKTLFRVRLGPVASVEEADRILDSVVAAGAQDARVVVD; encoded by the coding sequence ATGTCGCGGAAGACGCGCTTGGCTATGCTGCTGCTGTCCGGAACCGTGCTCACGGGCTGCGCCGAGATGAATCTGTTCGGCCACGTGGCCAAGTCGGTGGGCGGCGACAATCCGCCGCCGCCCTCGTCCTCGGCCGCCACCAATTACAAGGTGGGCAAGCCCTATCAGGTGGCCGGCGTCTGGTACTATCCCCAGGAAGACTTCGCCTATGACGAGACGGGCATCGCCTCGTGGTACGGCCCCGACTTCCACGCCAAGCTGACCGCCAACGGCGAGGTCTTCGACCAGAACGCCGTCACCGCCGCCCACAAGACGCTGCAGATGCCGTCCATCGCCCGGGTGACCAACCTGGAGAACGGGCGGTCGATCGTCGTGCGCGTCAACGACCGCGGCCCCTTCGTCAACGGCCGTATCCTCGATCTGTCGCGCCGCTCGGCCCAGCTTCTGGGCATGGAGGGCAAGGGCACCGCCAAGGTGCGGGTTCAGGTCCTGACCGAGGAAAGCCGGGTCCTGGCCGGCAAGCTCAAGCCCGACACCGCCGGCAACGAGCCCAAGGTGGCGAGCGCCGCGCCGCGCGGCTCGGTCTCGGCCGAATCCCTGCCGCCCCCTCCCGGCGTCAAGAACGGCGACAACGGCCAAGTGGTGGTGGCCTCGTCGGCCCAGCCCAAGCAGCGCGGCATGACCGCCGAGGCGGTGGAGCGTGAAATCGCCACCCAAGAGGTGAAATCGGTGCCGGTGCACCCCACCTCCATCTATGTCCAGGCCGGCTCCTACGGCCGCCACGACAACGCCAACCGCATGGTGGCGCGCCTGTCGCGGGTGGGCAAAGCCCAGTTGCAGCAGGTCAACATCCAGGGCAAGACCCTGTTCCGGGTCCGTCTGGGCCCCGTGGCCAGTGTCGAGGAGGCGGATCGCATTCTCGATTCCGTGGTCGCCGCGGGGGCGCAGGACGCCCGCGTGGTCGTCGATTAA
- a CDS encoding YdcF family protein, which translates to MFLLSKLLGIATDPATIVLLLLLVGWLLTLSRRWLRRGRAILGLTLLVVSVLTVVPVDRWIMTRMEERFTAPDPLPDKVDGIIVLGGAINPLLSAARGQVAVGGGATRMTTLIPLARRYPEARLVFTGGSGSAFEQEYREADYARIFYRDIGFDTDRIVFERDSRNTRENATLSKDLMRPKSGETWLLITSAGHMPRAVGCFRAVGWPVIPIPVDYATTGLRKPWWAELRFDPQQGFSGFQSLIHEGLGLVIYRLMGWTDALLPKP; encoded by the coding sequence ATGTTCCTGCTGTCCAAACTGCTCGGTATCGCCACCGATCCGGCCACCATCGTCCTGCTGCTGTTGCTGGTCGGCTGGCTGCTGACCCTGTCGCGGCGCTGGCTGCGCCGGGGACGGGCGATCCTCGGCCTCACGTTGCTGGTGGTGAGCGTCCTCACCGTGGTGCCGGTGGACCGATGGATCATGACCCGGATGGAGGAACGGTTCACCGCCCCCGATCCTCTGCCGGACAAGGTGGACGGCATCATCGTGCTGGGCGGAGCCATCAACCCGCTCCTCAGCGCGGCGCGAGGACAGGTGGCGGTGGGCGGCGGCGCGACCCGCATGACCACCCTGATTCCCCTGGCGCGGCGCTATCCGGAGGCCCGGCTGGTCTTCACCGGCGGTTCGGGGAGCGCCTTCGAGCAGGAATACCGGGAAGCCGATTACGCCAGGATCTTCTACCGCGATATCGGGTTCGATACCGACCGGATCGTCTTCGAGCGGGATTCGCGCAACACCCGCGAGAATGCCACCCTCTCCAAGGACCTCATGCGGCCCAAGTCAGGCGAAACCTGGCTGCTGATCACCTCGGCCGGGCACATGCCGCGTGCCGTGGGTTGTTTCCGGGCGGTGGGGTGGCCGGTGATCCCGATTCCGGTGGATTACGCCACCACCGGCCTGCGCAAGCCCTGGTGGGCCGAACTGCGCTTCGACCCTCAGCAGGGATTTTCCGGCTTCCAGTCACTGATTCATGAGGGTCTGGGATTGGTGATATACCGCCTGATGGGCTGGACCGACGCCCTGCTGCCGAAGCCTTGA
- the metG gene encoding methionine--tRNA ligase yields MTGAGTFYVTTPIYYVNDKPHIGHAYTTLACDVLARFKRLDGFDVKFLTGTDEHGQKVEKSAETFGMTPQALADQNSANFRELAKILGCTNDDFIRTTEARHKVACQALWDKLVEKGDIYLGAYEGWYSVRDEAFYAEDELIKGEGGAKLAPTGAPVEWVKEPSYFFRLSAWQDRLLKWYEDNPDCVAPNSRRNEVMSFVKGGLQDLSVSRTSFKWGIPVPGDDAHIMYVWLDALTNYITAVGYPDTSGDFARYWPNVIHMVGKDIVRFHAVYWPAFLMAADLAPPRRVFAHGWWTNEGQKISKSLGNVIDPLELIETYGLDQVRYFLLREVPFGNDGDFSRRAMMGRMNSELANDYGNLVQRSLSMIGKNCGGVTPEHSPDTDDDREMLGAAYGMLPKVRDAIDRQLYHEAIEAIWVVVRAANAYVDKQAPWALKKTDPARMGTVLWVLAETIRSASLLTQPFMPAASGKILDQLAVADTERSFAFFGPDHALKAGIALPAPQGVFPRYVEEASA; encoded by the coding sequence ATGACCGGGGCCGGGACCTTCTACGTCACCACGCCGATCTATTATGTCAATGACAAGCCCCATATCGGCCACGCCTATACCACGCTGGCCTGCGATGTGCTGGCGCGCTTCAAGCGCCTGGACGGCTTCGACGTCAAGTTCCTGACCGGCACCGACGAGCATGGCCAGAAGGTGGAGAAGTCGGCGGAGACCTTCGGCATGACGCCGCAGGCCCTGGCCGACCAGAATTCGGCCAATTTCCGCGAATTGGCCAAGATTTTGGGCTGCACCAACGACGATTTCATCCGTACCACCGAGGCGCGCCACAAGGTCGCCTGCCAGGCGCTGTGGGACAAGCTGGTGGAAAAGGGCGACATCTATCTCGGCGCCTACGAGGGCTGGTACTCGGTGCGCGACGAGGCGTTCTACGCCGAGGACGAGCTGATCAAGGGCGAGGGCGGCGCCAAGCTGGCGCCGACCGGCGCGCCGGTGGAATGGGTGAAGGAGCCCAGCTACTTCTTCCGCCTGTCGGCCTGGCAGGACCGTCTGCTCAAGTGGTACGAGGACAATCCCGATTGCGTGGCGCCCAACTCGCGGCGCAACGAGGTGATGAGCTTCGTGAAGGGCGGGCTGCAGGACCTGTCGGTGTCGCGCACCAGCTTCAAATGGGGCATTCCGGTGCCCGGCGACGACGCCCACATCATGTATGTCTGGCTGGACGCGCTGACCAACTACATCACCGCCGTCGGCTATCCCGACACCTCGGGCGACTTCGCCCGCTACTGGCCCAACGTCATCCATATGGTGGGCAAGGATATCGTCCGCTTCCATGCCGTCTATTGGCCGGCCTTCCTGATGGCCGCCGATCTGGCCCCGCCCAGGCGGGTCTTCGCCCACGGCTGGTGGACCAACGAAGGCCAGAAAATCTCCAAGTCGCTGGGCAACGTCATCGACCCGCTGGAGCTGATCGAGACCTATGGCCTGGACCAGGTGCGCTATTTCCTGCTGCGCGAGGTTCCCTTCGGCAATGACGGCGACTTCTCCCGGCGCGCCATGATGGGCCGCATGAACAGCGAACTGGCCAACGATTACGGCAATCTGGTCCAGCGCTCGCTGTCCATGATCGGCAAGAATTGCGGCGGCGTGACGCCCGAGCATTCCCCCGACACCGACGACGACAGGGAAATGCTGGGCGCCGCCTACGGCATGCTGCCCAAGGTCCGCGACGCCATCGACCGCCAGCTCTATCACGAGGCCATCGAGGCCATCTGGGTGGTCGTCCGCGCCGCCAATGCCTATGTGGATAAGCAGGCGCCCTGGGCGCTGAAGAAGACCGATCCCGCCCGCATGGGCACGGTGCTGTGGGTGCTGGCCGAGACCATCCGTTCGGCTTCCCTGCTGACCCAGCCGTTCATGCCCGCCGCCTCGGGGAAAATCCTCGACCAGTTGGCGGTGGCGGACACGGAGCGCAGCTTCGCTTTCTTCGGTCCGGACCACGCGCTGAAGGCGGGGATCGCCCTGCCGGCGCCCCAGGGCGTGTTCCCGCGCTATGTGGAAGAGGCCTCCGCCTAA
- a CDS encoding D-alanyl-D-alanine carboxypeptidase family protein: protein MLALFRRSLVAALAAVPLAAFSSLPAQAQSIETAAKQAIIIDHASGQVLMEKNADELMVPSSMSKLMTVYMVFDKLKSGAWKPSDRLPVSETAWKKHYKSEGSLMFLPVNSTASVEELLKGVVIQSGNDACSVLAEAHSGTEEAFAEEETRKARQIGLTHSTFKNASGWPEPGHLMTARDLAVLSRHLISDFPEYYPLFSQMEFVFNGIKQGNRNPLLYNTPGADGLKTGHTEAAGYGLTASIKRGNRRIVMILNGMTSMKERAEESRRLTEWAFREWETYALFKAGEEVIPDAEVWLGQAETVPLLIKSGIEVTMQRRNRPDMKVTTIYNGPIAAPVKAGQEVGKVVITAPGMTPVEVPMVAGADVEKLGFAGRMSTAFKRVIWGKKG from the coding sequence ATGCTCGCTCTCTTCCGCCGTTCGCTGGTCGCGGCCCTGGCCGCCGTTCCCCTGGCGGCCTTCTCGTCGCTTCCGGCCCAGGCCCAGTCCATCGAGACCGCCGCCAAGCAGGCCATCATCATCGATCACGCCAGTGGTCAGGTGCTGATGGAAAAGAACGCCGACGAACTGATGGTCCCCAGCTCCATGAGCAAGCTGATGACCGTCTACATGGTCTTCGACAAGCTCAAAAGCGGCGCCTGGAAGCCCAGCGACCGCCTGCCGGTCAGCGAGACCGCCTGGAAGAAGCATTACAAGTCCGAAGGCTCGCTGATGTTCCTGCCCGTCAACTCCACGGCCTCCGTCGAGGAATTGCTGAAGGGCGTGGTGATCCAGTCGGGCAACGACGCCTGTTCGGTGCTGGCCGAGGCCCATTCCGGCACCGAGGAAGCCTTCGCCGAGGAGGAAACCCGCAAGGCCCGCCAGATCGGCCTGACCCACTCCACCTTCAAGAACGCCAGCGGCTGGCCCGAGCCCGGCCACCTGATGACGGCGCGCGATCTGGCGGTGCTGTCGCGCCACCTGATTTCCGACTTCCCGGAATACTATCCGCTGTTCAGCCAGATGGAGTTCGTGTTCAACGGCATCAAGCAGGGCAACCGCAACCCGCTGCTCTACAACACGCCGGGCGCCGACGGGCTGAAGACCGGCCATACCGAGGCCGCCGGCTACGGCCTGACCGCCTCCATCAAGCGGGGTAACCGCCGCATCGTCATGATTCTGAACGGCATGACCTCCATGAAGGAGCGGGCCGAGGAATCGCGCCGCCTGACCGAATGGGCCTTCCGCGAGTGGGAGACCTACGCCCTGTTCAAGGCCGGCGAGGAAGTGATCCCCGACGCCGAGGTCTGGCTGGGTCAGGCCGAGACCGTGCCGCTGCTCATCAAGTCCGGCATCGAGGTCACCATGCAGCGGCGCAACCGCCCCGACATGAAGGTCACCACCATCTATAACGGCCCCATCGCCGCGCCGGTCAAGGCCGGCCAGGAAGTGGGCAAGGTCGTGATCACCGCTCCGGGCATGACGCCGGTGGAGGTGCCCATGGTGGCCGGAGCCGACGTGGAGAAGCTGGGCTTTGCCGGCCGCATGTCCACCGCCTTCAAGCGCGTCATCTGGGGCAAGAAGGGCTAA
- a CDS encoding TatD family hydrolase produces the protein MLVDSHCHLDFPDFADDLDGVVGRAKDAGVGVLLTIGTHITRYEQVVRVAERFDNVWATVGIHPHEAGVAPYADLDTLLRLAEHPKVVAFGETGLDYYYDKSPRERQQDSFRIHIEAARRSGLPVIVHTRDADDDTGAILAEEMGKGAFTGLVHCFSSGPDFAEKAVKLGLFISASGIMTFKTADILRDTLAGVPLDRLLVETDAPYLAPIPYRGKRNEPAYVAHTAARLAEVKGVSMAEVEAATTGNFHRLFKKVARP, from the coding sequence ATGCTGGTCGACAGTCACTGCCATCTGGACTTCCCCGACTTCGCCGACGATCTGGACGGCGTGGTCGGCCGGGCCAAGGATGCCGGGGTAGGGGTGCTGCTGACCATCGGCACCCATATCACCCGCTATGAACAGGTGGTCCGGGTGGCCGAGCGCTTCGACAACGTCTGGGCCACGGTGGGTATCCACCCGCACGAGGCCGGCGTGGCGCCCTATGCCGACCTCGACACCCTGTTGCGTCTGGCCGAGCATCCCAAGGTGGTGGCGTTCGGCGAAACCGGGCTGGATTATTACTACGACAAGAGCCCGCGCGAGCGGCAGCAAGATTCGTTCCGTATCCATATCGAGGCCGCGCGGCGCTCAGGATTGCCGGTGATCGTCCATACCCGCGACGCCGACGACGATACCGGGGCGATTTTGGCCGAGGAGATGGGGAAGGGGGCCTTCACCGGGCTGGTCCATTGCTTCAGCTCCGGCCCCGACTTCGCTGAAAAGGCTGTGAAGTTGGGCCTTTTCATCTCGGCGTCCGGCATCATGACCTTCAAGACCGCCGACATCTTGCGCGATACCCTGGCGGGCGTACCGCTGGACCGCCTGCTGGTGGAGACCGACGCCCCCTATCTGGCGCCGATTCCTTATCGCGGCAAGCGCAACGAACCCGCCTACGTGGCTCACACCGCCGCCCGGCTGGCCGAGGTCAAGGGCGTCTCCATGGCCGAGGTGGAAGCCGCCACCACCGGCAACTTCCACCGCCTGTTCAAGAAAGTGGCGCGGCCATGA